ATGCACTGCTGATCGACATGGGAATGAGTATACCAAAATAAAGCACCCCGCTATATGGGCAAAAGGCGAGGGCGAATGCAAGTCCAAGAAAAAAAGCACCCGCAAAAGTTCCTTTTTTATTTACATTTATTTTGTCATTCAGCAGTGAAAGCTTCGGAAACCTTAGTTTAATGATATCCAGCATAAAAATACCGATAAGGATCAACAGGAAACCAAGGATTTTCTCTCCCCAGCCATGAAATATTTTAGCAACCTGGAATTTACTGGCCCCGGCAAAAAGGATAAGGCCCAGGACAGAATAACTTACTGCCCTTCCCAATGTATAGAACAGCCCGCTCAGAAAGACTTTTTTCTTCTGATCAATTTCCCTGCTTATGTAGCCAATTGCTGTGATGTTGGTGGCAAGCGGACATGGGCTTATTGCCGTCATAAGACCGAGAATGGCTGACGATAAAAAGGGCATTGTTGAGTTTTCAAGAAGCCGGTGCAGAAATTCCATGTACATAATAACTACTTGAGTAAAGGCTCTATGGCTGCTGTCAGGTAAGGCTTAAGTGCCTCGGGATTTTCACCATAGGCAAAGGCCTGTTCCGTCAGGTCCACTTTGCCTTTATCATTACCGACAGGTACAATAAGCAGTGTATTCCAGGCTACCTGGTATTTTTCGGCAAGAGCTTTATTTTTATCTTCTTCAATATTGATACTTTGGAATTTAATGATTCCTTTCTCCTGCTGAACCTTGTATACGGAATTCAGGACAGCCACCGTGGCCTTTTCCGCATTGATGCAGCCACTGCACCTGTGAGTGCCATGAAAAAAGTATACGGATATGGTGGGTTGCTGGGAAAATCCCGTTGAAGAAAGGGCCATTAACAGAATTGTAAGCAGACAGAGTTTTTTCATGATATGAAAGTTTTAATATGATTTATTTCTCAAGAAATTCACCGAAGCTTTTCTTGGCTAATTCCCAGTTGTCTTTATTGATACAATATTTTATAAAGGGCGGGTGAATATAGCCTTGGATTAACCCGGCATATTTCAGTTCCTTCAGATGCTGTGAAAGAGTTGAGCGGGCAATGGGCAGGTTTTCAAAAAATTCACTGCTTGTGCAGCATCCGTTCAGGCATGACAATTCGCGCATAATATACACACGTGCCGGGTGACTTAAAGCCTTGGCAAACTTTGCAATCAGGACGTCTTTTTCAGAAAATTCAGGCATATTAACCCAGGTTTTTTTGAATGATTTCTTTTAATTCGGACACAGCAGGTACTCTGCCATACAGAGCCACCTTTTCGTTTATAATCAGGGCCGGAGTTCTCATCACGCCATACGACATGATCTTCTGAATATCTTCCACTTTTTCAATGTCTGCTGCTATATCCATTTCAGCAAGCGCATTGCGGGTTTGCCTTTCAAGGTTTTTACAGTTGGCGCAACCCATTCCCAATACTTTAATTGAAATACTCATTTTGTAAGTTTTGCATTTCGCGAATATACGAAATGAAATCATAAACACAAATGATTTTTTAAGTTTCCCCGGGTCGGACCAGTGTTTCTCGGGGTCGGACCAGAATAAGTTTCTCGGGGTTTTCTCGGGGTCGGACCAGAGTAAGTTATTGATAAACAAAAAAATAAACCTGTTTTTTAGCCTTATTTAGGCCTTAGAGGTCCATTTTCAGGCCTGTTTTCGGGGCTCTAAGAAAAATAGGTTATCCTCTAAAAGGATTAAATTCCTTAGAAGGCCTTTTTTAATGCCAAAAATGATGCTCTAAGAGTAAAATAGAGCGTTTTTTACGGATCAATATACAATTAATCAAATAGTTAGTCTGGTCCGACCTCGGATTATTCAAAAAATCGTTTTCTTCCGGTAAGCCGGATAGCCGGGGAATCTTTCAATCAGTTCCTTTTCTTCAAGGTATCGCCAGAAAAGAACATTGGCAATAAAGGGAACAGCCAGGTAGGTAGCAATTATACTTCCTGAAAACAAGGGCATGCCTGTAATCCACAGGATAAATCCAAGATACATGGGATGCCTGAAAATGGAATAAACACCGTAGGAAACCAGGTCGCCTTCATAGGTTTCAAGAGATTTGATCGTAAACAGGGCTGTAAGGAAAAGCACTACTCCGGAGCCTGACAGGAAGAAACCGATATACCTGTAAATATTTGGTATTTCTTTTCTGAACGGGTCCATTTCACCCACGGCAAACCAGGATACCCATAATAGCATCATGTTGGTGAAAATGATCAGGAAAGAAAGCTTGTTGGGTTTAATCGTCTTCCGGTGTTTCAGGATTTCATAAATCGTGCGGACAATATGTGTCAATACACATAAAAGAATCAACGCATAAAAAAGCAGGTGATTTTTCATGGCAGGTTAGTTTTGGTGGGACTAATATACTAATTTTCAGGATTGCACCAGAATCTGAATACTATCCGCTGGTAGTGACGCGATTGATCGCGTCTCTGCAGAATGCATGAAAAGGGCGTCTATTACTGTCCCGAATTCTTCATTGCCAATCCCGCAATAGCTGACCAGTCCATTTTCTCACCGCCGTTTGCCATAAGTTCTACATAACGCTGGTGGAGGAGGTTGACAAGAGGCATAGGTACATGAAGTGCTTCGGACGCTGCCATGGCAAGTTTGACATCCTTTAGCCCTAGTGGTGCAGCAAAACCGGGAGGAGTGAATTGTTGTTCGATAACCAGTTTTCCATAATACACATAAATGGGTGATGAGAACAGGGTGGAAGTAAAAATGTCGAGGCATTGTTGACGGTTCATTCCGGCTTTATTGAAGAGTGCCATTACTTCTCCGAGCGATTCAATGACAGTGGCTATCAGAAAATTTCCGCTTAGTTTGAAGAGATTTGCATCACGGGGGTTGGTACCTAAATAGAATGTTTTTTGGCCGAGGGCATCAAAAACCGGCTGAAGTATTTCGAATGAAATCTTGTTTCCGGCTGCAACGATAAAAAGTTTTGCGGCCGCTGCGGCTTCAGGTCGGCCAAAAACGGGCGCTGATATGAAATTTTGTCCTGCGTTCTGATGTTCAATGGTAAGTTTTTCACTTAAGGCCGTGCTGATCGTACTCATCGACACATGAACCGATCCTTTTTGCATACCGTTTATGAGGCCGTTTTCACCCTGTGTAATGTTTAGCAGGGCATTATCATCCGACAGCATGGTGATGACGACTTCGCTTCCCGCGAGGCCGGCCGGATCATTAACCAGCCTGCCGCCGGCATCGGCAAGGGATTGCGTTTTTTGAGGCGTACGGTTGTATATTGTCACTTCAAATCCTGCTTTTAGCAGGTTAGCGGCCATAGGTCTTCCCATACTTCCGATTCCGGCAAATCCGATTTTCATGATGATGTTTTTTAAAGGACAAAGATACGGTGGGATTGTTCGAAAGTTCGGCTCAGGCTGTGCCTGAGTCGGATTATAGCTGCAGGCTTCAGCCTGCTTCCGGAATGGAATCTATGGAAGAAGGGGGATTACTGGCATGATCCCTTTCAGGGAGATCCCTGCAAAAGTTCAAAAATCCCTTCCGTCGCTGTCGCGCCGGCAGGCTTTTAAATTTTACAGGGGAACTGCAAGCGAGCTTGCGTTCCCCTGTAAAATTTAAAATCCCGGGCTTCGCCACGGGATTTTTGAACTTTTGCGGAGAGGGGGGGATTCGAACCCCCGGAACCCCGAAGGGTTCAACAGTTTTCGAGACTGCCCCGATCGACTACTCTGGCACCTCTCCTTAAACTGGTTGCAAAGATAATGGGTAATTCGGGAAATCAAAAAATGAAGTTCGTTTGTTCAGAAATAATGAAG
This genomic window from Bacteroidales bacterium contains:
- a CDS encoding aromatic aminobenezylarsenical efflux permease ArsG family transporter, whose amino-acid sequence is MEFLHRLLENSTMPFLSSAILGLMTAISPCPLATNITAIGYISREIDQKKKVFLSGLFYTLGRAVSYSVLGLILFAGASKFQVAKIFHGWGEKILGFLLILIGIFMLDIIKLRFPKLSLLNDKINVNKKGTFAGAFFLGLAFALAFCPYSGVLYFGILIPMSISSASGLYLPAVYALATGLPVILVSWLIAYSLSEIGTFYNRIKFFETWIRRIVAITFIAAGFYYVFIYYIK
- a CDS encoding nitrophenyl compound nitroreductase subunit ArsF family protein, with the protein product MKKLCLLTILLMALSSTGFSQQPTISVYFFHGTHRCSGCINAEKATVAVLNSVYKVQQEKGIIKFQSINIEEDKNKALAEKYQVAWNTLLIVPVGNDKGKVDLTEQAFAYGENPEALKPYLTAAIEPLLK
- a CDS encoding helix-turn-helix transcriptional regulator; the protein is MPEFSEKDVLIAKFAKALSHPARVYIMRELSCLNGCCTSSEFFENLPIARSTLSQHLKELKYAGLIQGYIHPPFIKYCINKDNWELAKKSFGEFLEK
- a CDS encoding thioredoxin family protein, with protein sequence MSISIKVLGMGCANCKNLERQTRNALAEMDIAADIEKVEDIQKIMSYGVMRTPALIINEKVALYGRVPAVSELKEIIQKNLG
- a CDS encoding isoprenylcysteine carboxylmethyltransferase family protein is translated as MKNHLLFYALILLCVLTHIVRTIYEILKHRKTIKPNKLSFLIIFTNMMLLWVSWFAVGEMDPFRKEIPNIYRYIGFFLSGSGVVLFLTALFTIKSLETYEGDLVSYGVYSIFRHPMYLGFILWITGMPLFSGSIIATYLAVPFIANVLFWRYLEEKELIERFPGYPAYRKKTIF
- a CDS encoding NAD(P)-dependent oxidoreductase codes for the protein MKIGFAGIGSMGRPMAANLLKAGFEVTIYNRTPQKTQSLADAGGRLVNDPAGLAGSEVVITMLSDDNALLNITQGENGLINGMQKGSVHVSMSTISTALSEKLTIEHQNAGQNFISAPVFGRPEAAAAAKLFIVAAGNKISFEILQPVFDALGQKTFYLGTNPRDANLFKLSGNFLIATVIESLGEVMALFNKAGMNRQQCLDIFTSTLFSSPIYVYYGKLVIEQQFTPPGFAAPLGLKDVKLAMAASEALHVPMPLVNLLHQRYVELMANGGEKMDWSAIAGLAMKNSGQ